The genomic interval GACTTTAATCATATTTTTCAGTCTTAGTATATTAAGGGATTGTCAGGCGGAAACCCGCATTATATTTACCAATTGCGGGAATATCAATAAAATACACTCCGTAAAATAAATTGACAAATTACCCCACCTTTCATAAATATACCTCGTAGTATTGAAAAAATACCTTAATTAAGGAGGTTTAAATGAACTTGATAAAAAATTCATTTCGGATCGCCATAATTTTAATGATCGCGCCGCTGATATCGATGAGCGCGTATGCGCAGACTACCGATGAAATTAAAATTGCCACGGCCAGAATTACTGACAATCTTTATATGCTTCAGGGGTGGGGCGGCAATATGACAGTCCTCTTTGGCGATAACGGGACCTTTATGGTCGATCATCCCAGCGCCAATCAGTTCGCCAAAGTAAAAGAAACAATCGATTCTCTCGGAGGCGGACCGATCAAATACCTGTTCAACACCCATTATCACCGCGACCACACCGGAGGCAACGACCTTATCAATCAGCAGGGCGCGACAGTGTATGCTCACAAAAACGTTTACAGGACTTTATCTTCAGGTTGGAAAATAGACTATTTCGAAATAGAAAATCCTCCTCTTTCCAAAGAATGGCTGTCCGAAGTATTTATCCCTGATGAAATGACCTATAATGTGAATAACGAAAATATTAATACCTTTCATCTGGCCAACGCTCATTCCGATGGTGATGTAGCGATTTATTTTGAAAAAGCGAATGTGATAAGCGTCGGCGATATCTTCTTTAACGAAATGTATCCTTTCATTGATCTCGAAAATGGCGGAACATTTAAGGGGCTTTTAAAAGGGCTCGATACCATCCTTGGCATTATTAATCAGGACACCAAAGTAATTCCCGGTCACGGCCCGCTCACCGACTTCGCCGGTCTGAAAAATTATCGGGATATGCTGGCAGAATTCGTGGCGTCAATTCAGGCTATGATTGATTCGGGCAAAACTTTGGAGCAAGCAATTGCCGCCAAACCGACGGCAAAATACGACGAAACCAACGCCGGCTTCATCCCCCCCGACGATATGGTCAAATTTATCTATGATGATTTGAGTAAATAAAACTGTTATCTTGTAATTCTCTTGTAGATACCGTCTTATGAGTCAAGTGCAAAATTAGGGTCAAATGGTATTTTCTTTTTTAGGATAGCCTGAATTATGATGAGGAGTTTTTTCATAGAGGCTACTAGGGCGGTCATTTTTGTTTTTCC from Candidatus Zixiibacteriota bacterium carries:
- a CDS encoding MBL fold metallo-hydrolase, whose amino-acid sequence is MNLIKNSFRIAIILMIAPLISMSAYAQTTDEIKIATARITDNLYMLQGWGGNMTVLFGDNGTFMVDHPSANQFAKVKETIDSLGGGPIKYLFNTHYHRDHTGGNDLINQQGATVYAHKNVYRTLSSGWKIDYFEIENPPLSKEWLSEVFIPDEMTYNVNNENINTFHLANAHSDGDVAIYFEKANVISVGDIFFNEMYPFIDLENGGTFKGLLKGLDTILGIINQDTKVIPGHGPLTDFAGLKNYRDMLAEFVASIQAMIDSGKTLEQAIAAKPTAKYDETNAGFIPPDDMVKFIYDDLSK